The Helianthus annuus cultivar XRQ/B chromosome 16, HanXRQr2.0-SUNRISE, whole genome shotgun sequence genome includes a window with the following:
- the LOC110920341 gene encoding uncharacterized protein LOC110920341, which yields MEIALAPLEKAKLPSNVGKFNGLTDPDDHLRVFTSAGLVGGWTLPLWCHLFVQTLTDAARIWFDNLPIGKISSWKDLRKKFLTHFSQQRRSIRDTSDVMNIWRHDDENLEDFITRYNKEVLEIGDVHEQLIFAQFKYAVRCDDKIKVLSGTEGLPKSWEKVMAAAKVYAQTEKNLTTNRPPPPHNRPVDLSSTGGRKFKKSWRDSGSGNHSSEDARATINKLTTQRETKQENRERQWTPLTKTPAEVLSTEDYQFKPPIPMKNKRGQDPSQYCEYYKDSGHTTNNCISLRTEIEKALKSVELTHLLQNVRKEIKQITRGEEGPSKSAKT from the coding sequence atGGAAATCGCTCTCGCGCCACTTGAGAAAGCGAAATTACCATCTAATGTGGGAAAGTTCAACGGGTTGACAGATCCGGATGATCATTTAAGAGTGTTTACAAGTGCAGGGTTGGTTGGGGGCTGGACCCTACCATTATGGTGTCACCTATTCGTACAGACCCTAACCGACGCAGCAAGAATTTGGTTCGATAACTTACCAATCGGTAAAATCTCATCATGGAAAGATCTGCGCAAAAAATTCCTGACACATTTTAGCCAACAACGACGTTCTATTCGCGATACATCTGATGTAATGAACATTTGGCGTCACGACGACGAAAATCTGGAAGACTTTATCACCAGATACAACAAAGAGGTACTGGAGATCGGTGATGTTCATGAGCAACTAATTTTTGCCCAATTCAAATACGCGGTTAGATGCGATGACAAGATTAAGGTCTTATCCGGAACAGAAGGCCTCCCAAAAAGCTGGGAGAAGGTGATGGCAGCGGCAAAGGTTTACGCTCAAACTGAAAAGAACCTTACCACAAATAGGCCGCCGCCACCACATAATAGACCCGTGGACTTAAGCTCCACTGGCGGGAGGAAGTTTAAGAAATCATGGCGTGATTCTGGCTCGGGAAATCATTCGTCAGAAGATGCTCGAGCAACGATCAACAAACTTACCACGCAGAGGGAGACCAAGCAGGAGAATAGGGAGAGACAGTGGACTCCCTTAACTAAGACCCCGGCGGAAGTTTTGAGTACTGAAGACTATCAGTTCAAACCCCCGATCCCCATGAAAAACAAGCGTGGACAAGACCCTTCCCAATATTGTGAGTATTACAAGGACAGTGGTCATACCACTAACAATTGTATTTCTTTACGCACAGAAATAGAAAAAGCCCTTAAGAGCGTCGAACTCACACATTTGCTTCAAAATGTGCGCAAAGAAATAAAGCAGATAACTCGGGGTGAGGAGGGCCCAAGCAAGAGTGCGAAAACTTAA